A window of the Bombus huntii isolate Logan2020A chromosome 8, iyBomHunt1.1, whole genome shotgun sequence genome harbors these coding sequences:
- the LOC126868976 gene encoding RRP12-like protein isoform X2 has product MGKLGPRLNSRKKAKRWPKGQSSSSNPQTKKHREQASWMFFKDSTASAKPGITEESLKKHNAIQGIESQVETPDSEDNSWETCTENTADTFATNYSNCSNISFSRFLNHFQSKSLLHKEMLAVLSAVTEIIKQHGGNESSTEYFAALMSTLEAIESDTSIAATLSLLGMGLKTVPKDVLNIQFGAASGIFLRILVKYASSEEYLILRHCIHCLSVLLRAQEAATWSSSSTMQVLDVILSFTIHYKPKLRKSAQHGICAILNGVDIMKGENPPQYHPATPYIAKFCIGQLDSEHDGITNILHVLTLLKDIFHHLPKIHVKTISESLLKLMTMKNVLVTSCCLQTFHGLFVSRPSEAILPVQRNGQIITALYDYQPPATDTQPTLAWLTVMQEAYLNLAHNSLNLCAVLLPRILDKCMELWLSDKSEVISGSSHTIKILLQDCVGKICETEESMKTYKDTINQITFMIHQALGYQYLEAWYHILHLIALLFQVTGKARSPQLIEILKSLAELRDSYNFASKNDAEYAIGAAIRVLGPETILNLIPLKVSDNAINLKRTWLLPLLKDCVLGGSLTFFTEKLLPIVALCEKKATEPVGGKTYEFLVCQVWAILPSICNNATDVKDNFKNIAKLLGTNLNEKKNLRMSIMSALRRLITKALEDDKKEDIHELARFAKNYLPLFLNLYTTKPLGTDEEGQRFATYDTIRVYLTIADKELIHELFDRALFKLKEPDIDDFFKESIHDIIRLFINYTDINRLKTFYDMCVPLLKEISKTKEQKKAYRFFEEICGSEKETCKEFVVQYRREIQKLLISSATEVAKPSRGARLRCLIHLIKIHPQLEKTKFLEAIVPEAIMCLKELNAKCRTSAYQLLNTIAEKFVGNPTHFNDFVNMLIVGLSGAIEKYCTASLLALSSVTYHYNGSLGIETVKEILGQACIFVTSPTREIAEAALAYIKVYITVMPSHIAASNLKLLIDALCAMNDDCHRHFRQKVRDILVKLIRRYGMETISGMIPASNAMLHKRLKNMNKAEEAKKKKKELRKLKKQENDEDTEFNAKRKPKSIEEILADSDDEFDEDMDNEESRKRKKRTSRKEAWIHENEEIVDLVDPAAARNISTTQPTVAINSKIAAIKRKDSEFKTTSDGRLIITVDNEKDNEPEPKRKKKSALLLHSDSEDDYEDNVQSVAMSQAMDKKRKYSDSYDNISVRSGSTLKYQGGSGIHRPLKRSRTEYVPGAEYKASKAGGDVKRKGKPDPYAYVPLSRAALNKRKKKKNASKFQNIIKGAKKGAKIGMKQRNN; this is encoded by the exons ATGGGTAAATTGGGACCGCGGTTAAATAGCCGGAAAAAGGCGAAACGTTGGCCAAAGGGTCAGAGCTCCAGTTCTAATCCACAAACTAAAAAGCATCGGGAACAGGCATCGTGGATGTTCTTTAAAGATTCAACAG CCTCTGCGAAGCCTGGTATAACAGaagaaagtttgaaaaaaCACAATGCTATTCAAGGGATTGAATCACAGGTAGAAACACCTGATAGCGAAGATAACTCTTGGGAAACATGTACAGAAAACACTGCTGATACCTTTGCTACTAATTATAGTAATTGTTCAAATATATCATTTAGTAG gtttttaaatcattttcaATCGAAATCACTGTTGCATAAGGAAATGTTAGCTGTGTTGTCTGCTGTAACGGAGATTATAAAACAGCATGGTGGTAATGAATCTAGCACAGAATATTTTGCTGCATTG ATGAGCACTTTGGAAGCGATTGAATCGGATACGTCAATCGCAGCCACACTCTCGTTATTAGGCATGGGCCTAAAAACTGTCCCAAAAGATGTTTTAAATATCCAATTTGGAGCTGCAAGTGGAATTTTCTTACGTATCCTTGTTAAATATGCATCATCGGAAGAGTACTTAATACTTCGACAT TGTATTCATTGTTTATCTGTGCTCCTTCGAGCACAAGAAGCAGCCACATGGTCTAGTTCATCTACGATGCAAGTGTTGGatgttattttatcatttaccATACACTATAAAccaaaattaagaaaatcaGCACAACATGGAATATGTGCCATATTAAACG GAGTTGATATCATGAAAGGTGAAAACCCACCGCAATATCATCCAGCTACTCCATACATTGCAAAATTCTGTATTGGTCAACTTGACTCCGAGCACGATGGtattacaaatattcttcATGTCCTTACACTACTAAAAGACATTTTCCATCATTTACCAAAGATTCATGTGAAG ACTATCAGTGAATCTTTATTGAAGCTTATGACTATGAAAAATGTGTTAGTAACTTCATGTTGTTTACAAACCTTTCATGGTTTGTTCGTTTCTCGACCATCAGAAGCTATTTTACCAGTACAAAGAAATGGGCAAATCATTACTGCCTTATATGATTATCAACCTCCAGCAACTGATACACAACCAACCTTAGCGTGGCTAACTGTAATGCAAGAAGCGTATTTAAATTTAGCACA caattcattaaatttatgcGCAGTTCTTTTACCAAGAATTTTGGATAAATGCATGGAATTGTGGCTTTCGGACAAATCGGAAGTTATATCTGGTTCTTCGCAcacgataaaaattttattacaagatTGTGTCGGTAAAATATGTGAAACCGAAGAATCAATGAAAAC ATATAAGGACACTATCAATCAGATAACTTTTATGATCCATCAAGCATTAGGTTATCAATATTTGGAAGCTTGGTATCATATTCTTCATTTAATAGCCTTACTATTTCAG GTAACTGGTAAAGCAAGAAGTCCGCAATTAATAGAGATATTAAAAAGTCTTGCTGAGTTACGTGATTCTTATAATTTTGCGTCGAAAAATGACGCTGAGTATGCTATTGGAGCTGCGATAAGAGTGCTAGGCCCAGAGacaatattaaatttgatTCCATTGAAA GTGTCGGACAATgcgattaatttaaaaagaactTGGCTACTACCATTATTGAAAGATTGTGTGCTAGGTGGGTCACTTACTTTCTTCACGGAAAAATTGCTACCTATCGTTGCATTGTGCGA aaaaaaagcAACCGAACCTGTAGGTGGGAAAACTTACGAATTTCTCGTTTGCCAAGTCTGGGCTATTTTACCAAGTATATGCAACAACGCTACCGATGTGAAAGATAATTTCAAG AATATAGCTAAACTGTTAGGAACAAATTTAaatgagaaaaagaatttaagGATGTCGATAATGTCTGCCTTACGAAGATTAATAACGAAAGCACTCGAAGACGacaaaaaagaagatataCACGAACTAGCTAGATTTGCAAAGAATTATTTACCATTGTTTTTAAATCTATACACTACTAAGCCACTTGGAACTGACGAAGAAGGACAACGCTTTGCTACATATGATACAATAAGA GTGTATCTTACAATTGCGGATAAGGAATTGATACACGAATTATTCGATCGTGCGTTATTTAAGTTGAAAGAACCTGATATCGAcgattttttcaaagaaaGTATTCACGATATAAtaagattatttattaattatactgACATTAATAGATTAAAGACGTTTTACGATATGTGTGTACCACTTCttaaagaaatttctaaaaccAAGGAACAGAAGAAAGCATATAG GTTTTTTGAAGAGATATGTGGCAGTGAGAAGGAAACGTGTAAGGAGTTTGTAGTTCAATACAGACGTgagatacaaaaattattaatatcctCGGCTACTGAAGTCGCAAAACCAAGCAGAGGA gcACGATTAAGATGCTTAATTCATCTCATAAAAATTCATCCACAACTTGAGAAAACTAAGTTCTTAGAAGCCATTGTGCCCGAAGCAATAATGTGTTTAAAAGAGTTAAATGCGAAATGTCGAACTTCTGCATACCAACTTTTAAATACTATTGCGGAGAAATTTGTAGGAAATCCTACACATTTTAATGACTTTGTTAATATGCTCATAGTTGGTTTGAGTGGTGCGATAGAAAAGTATTGTACCGCATCCTTGCTGGCGCTTTCATCCGTTACATATCATTACAATG GATCTTTAGGTATAGAGACAGTTAAAGAAATCTTGGGACAAGCTTGTATTTTTGTTACAAGTCCGACAAGAGAAATTGCAGAAGCTGCATTGGCATATATCAAAGTATATATTACTGTGATGCCATCTCATATTGCTGcttcgaatttaaaattgttg ATAGACGCTTTATGTGCAATGAACGATGACTGCCATAGGCATTTCAGACAAAAAGTACGAGATATTCtcgtaaaattaataagaAGATACGGAATGGAAACAATTTCTGGCATGATTCCAGCTTCTAATGCGATGTTACAtaagagattaaaaaatatgaataaggcagaagaagcgaagaaaaagaaaaaagaattgaggaaattgaaaaaacaagaaaatgaCGAGGATACCGAATTCAATGCAAAGAGAAAACCTAAAAG TATAGAAGAAATATTGGCGGATAGCGATGATGAGTTCGATGAAGATATGGACAATGAAGAGtcaaggaaaaggaagaaaagaacatCGCGAAAGGAAGCCTGGATTCATGAGAATGAAGAGATTGTTGATCTCGTTGATCCTGCGGCTGCTCGAAATATATCAA cAACACAACCTACAGTCGCTATAAATTCAAAAATAGCGGCTATAAAACGGAAAGATAGTGAATTTAAGACTACGTCTGATGGCCGTCTTATTATCACAGTAGATAATGAGAAAGATAACGAACCAGAACccaagagaaagaagaaatctGCACTTTTGTTGCACAGTGATTCAGAAGACGATTATG AAGACAATGTTCAGTCTGTAGCCATGTCGCAAGCAATGGATAAAAAACGTAAATATAGCGATAGTTATGATAACATTAGCGTAAGGAGTGGATCCACATTGAAGTATCAAG GAGGGTCTGGAATACATCGACCATTGAAAAGATCAAGAACAGAATATGTACCAGGAGCAGAATATAAAGCATCAAAGGCTGGAGGTGATGttaaaaggaaaggaaaaccAGATCCATATGCTTATGTACCTCTGTCAAGAGCAGCATTAAACAAGAG aaaaaagaagaaaaatgcgaGTAAATTTCAGAACATTATTAAAGGAGCGAAGAAAGGTGCGAAAATTGGAATGAAGCAACGGAACAACTAA
- the LOC126868976 gene encoding RRP12-like protein isoform X3, translated as MGLKTVPKDVLNIQFGAASGIFLRILVKYASSEEYLILRHCIHCLSVLLRAQEAATWSSSSTMQVLDVILSFTIHYKPKLRKSAQHGICAILNGVDIMKGENPPQYHPATPYIAKFCIGQLDSEHDGITNILHVLTLLKDIFHHLPKIHVKTISESLLKLMTMKNVLVTSCCLQTFHGLFVSRPSEAILPVQRNGQIITALYDYQPPATDTQPTLAWLTVMQEAYLNLAHNSLNLCAVLLPRILDKCMELWLSDKSEVISGSSHTIKILLQDCVGKICETEESMKTYKDTINQITFMIHQALGYQYLEAWYHILHLIALLFQVTGKARSPQLIEILKSLAELRDSYNFASKNDAEYAIGAAIRVLGPETILNLIPLKVSDNAINLKRTWLLPLLKDCVLGGSLTFFTEKLLPIVALCEKKATEPVGGKTYEFLVCQVWAILPSICNNATDVKDNFKNIAKLLGTNLNEKKNLRMSIMSALRRLITKALEDDKKEDIHELARFAKNYLPLFLNLYTTKPLGTDEEGQRFATYDTIRVYLTIADKELIHELFDRALFKLKEPDIDDFFKESIHDIIRLFINYTDINRLKTFYDMCVPLLKEISKTKEQKKAYRFFEEICGSEKETCKEFVVQYRREIQKLLISSATEVAKPSRGARLRCLIHLIKIHPQLEKTKFLEAIVPEAIMCLKELNAKCRTSAYQLLNTIAEKFVGNPTHFNDFVNMLIVGLSGAIEKYCTASLLALSSVTYHYNGSLGIETVKEILGQACIFVTSPTREIAEAALAYIKVYITVMPSHIAASNLKLLIDALCAMNDDCHRHFRQKVRDILVKLIRRYGMETISGMIPASNAMLHKRLKNMNKAEEAKKKKKELRKLKKQENDEDTEFNAKRKPKSIEEILADSDDEFDEDMDNEESRKRKKRTSRKEAWIHENEEIVDLVDPAAARNISTTQPTVAINSKIAAIKRKDSEFKTTSDGRLIITVDNEKDNEPEPKRKKKSALLLHSDSEDDYEDNVQSVAMSQAMDKKRKYSDSYDNISVRSGSTLKYQAGGSGIHRPLKRSRTEYVPGAEYKASKAGGDVKRKGKPDPYAYVPLSRAALNKRKKKKNASKFQNIIKGAKKGAKIGMKQRNN; from the exons ATGGGCCTAAAAACTGTCCCAAAAGATGTTTTAAATATCCAATTTGGAGCTGCAAGTGGAATTTTCTTACGTATCCTTGTTAAATATGCATCATCGGAAGAGTACTTAATACTTCGACAT TGTATTCATTGTTTATCTGTGCTCCTTCGAGCACAAGAAGCAGCCACATGGTCTAGTTCATCTACGATGCAAGTGTTGGatgttattttatcatttaccATACACTATAAAccaaaattaagaaaatcaGCACAACATGGAATATGTGCCATATTAAACG GAGTTGATATCATGAAAGGTGAAAACCCACCGCAATATCATCCAGCTACTCCATACATTGCAAAATTCTGTATTGGTCAACTTGACTCCGAGCACGATGGtattacaaatattcttcATGTCCTTACACTACTAAAAGACATTTTCCATCATTTACCAAAGATTCATGTGAAG ACTATCAGTGAATCTTTATTGAAGCTTATGACTATGAAAAATGTGTTAGTAACTTCATGTTGTTTACAAACCTTTCATGGTTTGTTCGTTTCTCGACCATCAGAAGCTATTTTACCAGTACAAAGAAATGGGCAAATCATTACTGCCTTATATGATTATCAACCTCCAGCAACTGATACACAACCAACCTTAGCGTGGCTAACTGTAATGCAAGAAGCGTATTTAAATTTAGCACA caattcattaaatttatgcGCAGTTCTTTTACCAAGAATTTTGGATAAATGCATGGAATTGTGGCTTTCGGACAAATCGGAAGTTATATCTGGTTCTTCGCAcacgataaaaattttattacaagatTGTGTCGGTAAAATATGTGAAACCGAAGAATCAATGAAAAC ATATAAGGACACTATCAATCAGATAACTTTTATGATCCATCAAGCATTAGGTTATCAATATTTGGAAGCTTGGTATCATATTCTTCATTTAATAGCCTTACTATTTCAG GTAACTGGTAAAGCAAGAAGTCCGCAATTAATAGAGATATTAAAAAGTCTTGCTGAGTTACGTGATTCTTATAATTTTGCGTCGAAAAATGACGCTGAGTATGCTATTGGAGCTGCGATAAGAGTGCTAGGCCCAGAGacaatattaaatttgatTCCATTGAAA GTGTCGGACAATgcgattaatttaaaaagaactTGGCTACTACCATTATTGAAAGATTGTGTGCTAGGTGGGTCACTTACTTTCTTCACGGAAAAATTGCTACCTATCGTTGCATTGTGCGA aaaaaaagcAACCGAACCTGTAGGTGGGAAAACTTACGAATTTCTCGTTTGCCAAGTCTGGGCTATTTTACCAAGTATATGCAACAACGCTACCGATGTGAAAGATAATTTCAAG AATATAGCTAAACTGTTAGGAACAAATTTAaatgagaaaaagaatttaagGATGTCGATAATGTCTGCCTTACGAAGATTAATAACGAAAGCACTCGAAGACGacaaaaaagaagatataCACGAACTAGCTAGATTTGCAAAGAATTATTTACCATTGTTTTTAAATCTATACACTACTAAGCCACTTGGAACTGACGAAGAAGGACAACGCTTTGCTACATATGATACAATAAGA GTGTATCTTACAATTGCGGATAAGGAATTGATACACGAATTATTCGATCGTGCGTTATTTAAGTTGAAAGAACCTGATATCGAcgattttttcaaagaaaGTATTCACGATATAAtaagattatttattaattatactgACATTAATAGATTAAAGACGTTTTACGATATGTGTGTACCACTTCttaaagaaatttctaaaaccAAGGAACAGAAGAAAGCATATAG GTTTTTTGAAGAGATATGTGGCAGTGAGAAGGAAACGTGTAAGGAGTTTGTAGTTCAATACAGACGTgagatacaaaaattattaatatcctCGGCTACTGAAGTCGCAAAACCAAGCAGAGGA gcACGATTAAGATGCTTAATTCATCTCATAAAAATTCATCCACAACTTGAGAAAACTAAGTTCTTAGAAGCCATTGTGCCCGAAGCAATAATGTGTTTAAAAGAGTTAAATGCGAAATGTCGAACTTCTGCATACCAACTTTTAAATACTATTGCGGAGAAATTTGTAGGAAATCCTACACATTTTAATGACTTTGTTAATATGCTCATAGTTGGTTTGAGTGGTGCGATAGAAAAGTATTGTACCGCATCCTTGCTGGCGCTTTCATCCGTTACATATCATTACAATG GATCTTTAGGTATAGAGACAGTTAAAGAAATCTTGGGACAAGCTTGTATTTTTGTTACAAGTCCGACAAGAGAAATTGCAGAAGCTGCATTGGCATATATCAAAGTATATATTACTGTGATGCCATCTCATATTGCTGcttcgaatttaaaattgttg ATAGACGCTTTATGTGCAATGAACGATGACTGCCATAGGCATTTCAGACAAAAAGTACGAGATATTCtcgtaaaattaataagaAGATACGGAATGGAAACAATTTCTGGCATGATTCCAGCTTCTAATGCGATGTTACAtaagagattaaaaaatatgaataaggcagaagaagcgaagaaaaagaaaaaagaattgaggaaattgaaaaaacaagaaaatgaCGAGGATACCGAATTCAATGCAAAGAGAAAACCTAAAAG TATAGAAGAAATATTGGCGGATAGCGATGATGAGTTCGATGAAGATATGGACAATGAAGAGtcaaggaaaaggaagaaaagaacatCGCGAAAGGAAGCCTGGATTCATGAGAATGAAGAGATTGTTGATCTCGTTGATCCTGCGGCTGCTCGAAATATATCAA cAACACAACCTACAGTCGCTATAAATTCAAAAATAGCGGCTATAAAACGGAAAGATAGTGAATTTAAGACTACGTCTGATGGCCGTCTTATTATCACAGTAGATAATGAGAAAGATAACGAACCAGAACccaagagaaagaagaaatctGCACTTTTGTTGCACAGTGATTCAGAAGACGATTATG AAGACAATGTTCAGTCTGTAGCCATGTCGCAAGCAATGGATAAAAAACGTAAATATAGCGATAGTTATGATAACATTAGCGTAAGGAGTGGATCCACATTGAAGTATCAAG CAGGAGGGTCTGGAATACATCGACCATTGAAAAGATCAAGAACAGAATATGTACCAGGAGCAGAATATAAAGCATCAAAGGCTGGAGGTGATGttaaaaggaaaggaaaaccAGATCCATATGCTTATGTACCTCTGTCAAGAGCAGCATTAAACAAGAG aaaaaagaagaaaaatgcgaGTAAATTTCAGAACATTATTAAAGGAGCGAAGAAAGGTGCGAAAATTGGAATGAAGCAACGGAACAACTAA
- the LOC126868976 gene encoding RRP12-like protein isoform X1, producing MGKLGPRLNSRKKAKRWPKGQSSSSNPQTKKHREQASWMFFKDSTASAKPGITEESLKKHNAIQGIESQVETPDSEDNSWETCTENTADTFATNYSNCSNISFSRFLNHFQSKSLLHKEMLAVLSAVTEIIKQHGGNESSTEYFAALMSTLEAIESDTSIAATLSLLGMGLKTVPKDVLNIQFGAASGIFLRILVKYASSEEYLILRHCIHCLSVLLRAQEAATWSSSSTMQVLDVILSFTIHYKPKLRKSAQHGICAILNGVDIMKGENPPQYHPATPYIAKFCIGQLDSEHDGITNILHVLTLLKDIFHHLPKIHVKTISESLLKLMTMKNVLVTSCCLQTFHGLFVSRPSEAILPVQRNGQIITALYDYQPPATDTQPTLAWLTVMQEAYLNLAHNSLNLCAVLLPRILDKCMELWLSDKSEVISGSSHTIKILLQDCVGKICETEESMKTYKDTINQITFMIHQALGYQYLEAWYHILHLIALLFQVTGKARSPQLIEILKSLAELRDSYNFASKNDAEYAIGAAIRVLGPETILNLIPLKVSDNAINLKRTWLLPLLKDCVLGGSLTFFTEKLLPIVALCEKKATEPVGGKTYEFLVCQVWAILPSICNNATDVKDNFKNIAKLLGTNLNEKKNLRMSIMSALRRLITKALEDDKKEDIHELARFAKNYLPLFLNLYTTKPLGTDEEGQRFATYDTIRVYLTIADKELIHELFDRALFKLKEPDIDDFFKESIHDIIRLFINYTDINRLKTFYDMCVPLLKEISKTKEQKKAYRFFEEICGSEKETCKEFVVQYRREIQKLLISSATEVAKPSRGARLRCLIHLIKIHPQLEKTKFLEAIVPEAIMCLKELNAKCRTSAYQLLNTIAEKFVGNPTHFNDFVNMLIVGLSGAIEKYCTASLLALSSVTYHYNGSLGIETVKEILGQACIFVTSPTREIAEAALAYIKVYITVMPSHIAASNLKLLIDALCAMNDDCHRHFRQKVRDILVKLIRRYGMETISGMIPASNAMLHKRLKNMNKAEEAKKKKKELRKLKKQENDEDTEFNAKRKPKSIEEILADSDDEFDEDMDNEESRKRKKRTSRKEAWIHENEEIVDLVDPAAARNISTTQPTVAINSKIAAIKRKDSEFKTTSDGRLIITVDNEKDNEPEPKRKKKSALLLHSDSEDDYEDNVQSVAMSQAMDKKRKYSDSYDNISVRSGSTLKYQAGGSGIHRPLKRSRTEYVPGAEYKASKAGGDVKRKGKPDPYAYVPLSRAALNKRKKKKNASKFQNIIKGAKKGAKIGMKQRNN from the exons ATGGGTAAATTGGGACCGCGGTTAAATAGCCGGAAAAAGGCGAAACGTTGGCCAAAGGGTCAGAGCTCCAGTTCTAATCCACAAACTAAAAAGCATCGGGAACAGGCATCGTGGATGTTCTTTAAAGATTCAACAG CCTCTGCGAAGCCTGGTATAACAGaagaaagtttgaaaaaaCACAATGCTATTCAAGGGATTGAATCACAGGTAGAAACACCTGATAGCGAAGATAACTCTTGGGAAACATGTACAGAAAACACTGCTGATACCTTTGCTACTAATTATAGTAATTGTTCAAATATATCATTTAGTAG gtttttaaatcattttcaATCGAAATCACTGTTGCATAAGGAAATGTTAGCTGTGTTGTCTGCTGTAACGGAGATTATAAAACAGCATGGTGGTAATGAATCTAGCACAGAATATTTTGCTGCATTG ATGAGCACTTTGGAAGCGATTGAATCGGATACGTCAATCGCAGCCACACTCTCGTTATTAGGCATGGGCCTAAAAACTGTCCCAAAAGATGTTTTAAATATCCAATTTGGAGCTGCAAGTGGAATTTTCTTACGTATCCTTGTTAAATATGCATCATCGGAAGAGTACTTAATACTTCGACAT TGTATTCATTGTTTATCTGTGCTCCTTCGAGCACAAGAAGCAGCCACATGGTCTAGTTCATCTACGATGCAAGTGTTGGatgttattttatcatttaccATACACTATAAAccaaaattaagaaaatcaGCACAACATGGAATATGTGCCATATTAAACG GAGTTGATATCATGAAAGGTGAAAACCCACCGCAATATCATCCAGCTACTCCATACATTGCAAAATTCTGTATTGGTCAACTTGACTCCGAGCACGATGGtattacaaatattcttcATGTCCTTACACTACTAAAAGACATTTTCCATCATTTACCAAAGATTCATGTGAAG ACTATCAGTGAATCTTTATTGAAGCTTATGACTATGAAAAATGTGTTAGTAACTTCATGTTGTTTACAAACCTTTCATGGTTTGTTCGTTTCTCGACCATCAGAAGCTATTTTACCAGTACAAAGAAATGGGCAAATCATTACTGCCTTATATGATTATCAACCTCCAGCAACTGATACACAACCAACCTTAGCGTGGCTAACTGTAATGCAAGAAGCGTATTTAAATTTAGCACA caattcattaaatttatgcGCAGTTCTTTTACCAAGAATTTTGGATAAATGCATGGAATTGTGGCTTTCGGACAAATCGGAAGTTATATCTGGTTCTTCGCAcacgataaaaattttattacaagatTGTGTCGGTAAAATATGTGAAACCGAAGAATCAATGAAAAC ATATAAGGACACTATCAATCAGATAACTTTTATGATCCATCAAGCATTAGGTTATCAATATTTGGAAGCTTGGTATCATATTCTTCATTTAATAGCCTTACTATTTCAG GTAACTGGTAAAGCAAGAAGTCCGCAATTAATAGAGATATTAAAAAGTCTTGCTGAGTTACGTGATTCTTATAATTTTGCGTCGAAAAATGACGCTGAGTATGCTATTGGAGCTGCGATAAGAGTGCTAGGCCCAGAGacaatattaaatttgatTCCATTGAAA GTGTCGGACAATgcgattaatttaaaaagaactTGGCTACTACCATTATTGAAAGATTGTGTGCTAGGTGGGTCACTTACTTTCTTCACGGAAAAATTGCTACCTATCGTTGCATTGTGCGA aaaaaaagcAACCGAACCTGTAGGTGGGAAAACTTACGAATTTCTCGTTTGCCAAGTCTGGGCTATTTTACCAAGTATATGCAACAACGCTACCGATGTGAAAGATAATTTCAAG AATATAGCTAAACTGTTAGGAACAAATTTAaatgagaaaaagaatttaagGATGTCGATAATGTCTGCCTTACGAAGATTAATAACGAAAGCACTCGAAGACGacaaaaaagaagatataCACGAACTAGCTAGATTTGCAAAGAATTATTTACCATTGTTTTTAAATCTATACACTACTAAGCCACTTGGAACTGACGAAGAAGGACAACGCTTTGCTACATATGATACAATAAGA GTGTATCTTACAATTGCGGATAAGGAATTGATACACGAATTATTCGATCGTGCGTTATTTAAGTTGAAAGAACCTGATATCGAcgattttttcaaagaaaGTATTCACGATATAAtaagattatttattaattatactgACATTAATAGATTAAAGACGTTTTACGATATGTGTGTACCACTTCttaaagaaatttctaaaaccAAGGAACAGAAGAAAGCATATAG GTTTTTTGAAGAGATATGTGGCAGTGAGAAGGAAACGTGTAAGGAGTTTGTAGTTCAATACAGACGTgagatacaaaaattattaatatcctCGGCTACTGAAGTCGCAAAACCAAGCAGAGGA gcACGATTAAGATGCTTAATTCATCTCATAAAAATTCATCCACAACTTGAGAAAACTAAGTTCTTAGAAGCCATTGTGCCCGAAGCAATAATGTGTTTAAAAGAGTTAAATGCGAAATGTCGAACTTCTGCATACCAACTTTTAAATACTATTGCGGAGAAATTTGTAGGAAATCCTACACATTTTAATGACTTTGTTAATATGCTCATAGTTGGTTTGAGTGGTGCGATAGAAAAGTATTGTACCGCATCCTTGCTGGCGCTTTCATCCGTTACATATCATTACAATG GATCTTTAGGTATAGAGACAGTTAAAGAAATCTTGGGACAAGCTTGTATTTTTGTTACAAGTCCGACAAGAGAAATTGCAGAAGCTGCATTGGCATATATCAAAGTATATATTACTGTGATGCCATCTCATATTGCTGcttcgaatttaaaattgttg ATAGACGCTTTATGTGCAATGAACGATGACTGCCATAGGCATTTCAGACAAAAAGTACGAGATATTCtcgtaaaattaataagaAGATACGGAATGGAAACAATTTCTGGCATGATTCCAGCTTCTAATGCGATGTTACAtaagagattaaaaaatatgaataaggcagaagaagcgaagaaaaagaaaaaagaattgaggaaattgaaaaaacaagaaaatgaCGAGGATACCGAATTCAATGCAAAGAGAAAACCTAAAAG TATAGAAGAAATATTGGCGGATAGCGATGATGAGTTCGATGAAGATATGGACAATGAAGAGtcaaggaaaaggaagaaaagaacatCGCGAAAGGAAGCCTGGATTCATGAGAATGAAGAGATTGTTGATCTCGTTGATCCTGCGGCTGCTCGAAATATATCAA cAACACAACCTACAGTCGCTATAAATTCAAAAATAGCGGCTATAAAACGGAAAGATAGTGAATTTAAGACTACGTCTGATGGCCGTCTTATTATCACAGTAGATAATGAGAAAGATAACGAACCAGAACccaagagaaagaagaaatctGCACTTTTGTTGCACAGTGATTCAGAAGACGATTATG AAGACAATGTTCAGTCTGTAGCCATGTCGCAAGCAATGGATAAAAAACGTAAATATAGCGATAGTTATGATAACATTAGCGTAAGGAGTGGATCCACATTGAAGTATCAAG CAGGAGGGTCTGGAATACATCGACCATTGAAAAGATCAAGAACAGAATATGTACCAGGAGCAGAATATAAAGCATCAAAGGCTGGAGGTGATGttaaaaggaaaggaaaaccAGATCCATATGCTTATGTACCTCTGTCAAGAGCAGCATTAAACAAGAG aaaaaagaagaaaaatgcgaGTAAATTTCAGAACATTATTAAAGGAGCGAAGAAAGGTGCGAAAATTGGAATGAAGCAACGGAACAACTAA